A genome region from Setaria italica strain Yugu1 chromosome III, Setaria_italica_v2.0, whole genome shotgun sequence includes the following:
- the LOC101778895 gene encoding alpha,alpha-trehalose-phosphate synthase [UDP-forming] 1 produces the protein MSSDAAGGQRSSRNRGRADAAPMPTSSPFTGDGGGAGSPTRVERMLREREHSRRHIFASDTMDTDAAEPVFASAGAFAADGVQSPGRASPANMEDAGGAASGHAARPPLAGSRSGFRRLGLRGMKQRLLVVANRLPVSANRRGEDQWSLEISAGGLVSALLGVKDVDAKWIGWAGVNVPDEVGQRALTRALAEKRCIPVFLDEEIVHQYYNGYCNNILWPLFHYLGLPQEDRLATTRNFESQFDAYKRANQMFADVVYQHYQEGDVIWCHDYHLMFLPKCLKDHDNNMKVGWFLHTPFPSSEIYRTLPSRLELLRSVLCADLVGFHTYDYARHFVSACTRILGLEGTPEGVEDQGRLTRVAAFPIGIDSDRFKRALELPAVKRHISELTQRFAGRKVMLGVDRLDMIKGIPQKILAFEKFLEENPAWNDKVVLLQIAVPTRTDVPEYQKLTSQVHEIVGRINGRFGTLTAVPIHHLDRSLDFHALCALYAVTDVALVTSLRDGMNLVSYEYVACQGSKKGVLILSEFAGAAQSLGAGAILVNPWNITEVADSIRHALTMSSDEREKRHRHNYAHVTTHTAQDWAETFVCELNDTVAEAQLRTRQVPPGLPSQTAIQQYLRSKNRLLILGFNSTLTEPVESSGRRGGDQIKEMELKLHPDLKGPLKALCEDEHTTVIVLSGSDRSVLDENFGEFKMWLAAEHGMFLRPTYGEWMTTMPEHLNMDWVDSVKHVFEYFTERTPRSHFEHRETSFVWNYKYADVEFGRLQARDMLQHLWTGPISNAAVDVVQGSRSVEVRSVGVTKGAAIDRILGEIVHSENMVTPIDYVLCIGHFLGKDEDIYVFFDPEYPSESKVKPEGSSTALDRRPNGRSSNGRSNSRNSQSRTQKVQQAVSERSSSSSHSSTSSDHSWREGSSVLDLKGENYFSCAVGRKRSNARFLLSSSEDVVSFLKELATATAGFQSSNADYMFLDRQ, from the exons ATGAGCTCTGACGCCGCGGGCGGCCAGCGAAGCAGCAGGAACCGCGGGAGGGCCGACGCGGCGCCGATGCCGACCTCCTCGCCCTtcaccggcgacggcggcggcgcgggctccCCGACCCGCGTCGAGCGCATGCTCCGGGAGCGGGAGCACAGCCGCCGCCACATCTTCGCGTCGGACACGATGGATACCGACGCCGCCGAACCCGTCTTCGCTTCCGCGGGGGCCTTCGCGGCGGATGGCGTCCAGTCGCCTGGGCGTGCGTCGCCCGCCAATATGGAGGATGCCGGTGGCGCGGCGTCGGGGCACGCCGCGCGACCGCCGCTTGCCGGCTCCCGCAGCGGcttccgccgcctcggcctccgcggcATGAAGCagcgcctcctcgtcgtcgccaaCCGCCTCCCCGTGTCTGCCAACCGCCGCGGCGAGGACCAATGGTCGCTGGAGATCAGCGCCGGTGGCCTCGTGAGCGCCCTCCTCG GCGTGAAGGACGTCGACGCGAAATGGATCGGCTGGGCGGGCGTCAACGTTCCTGACGAGGTTGGCCAGCGAGCCCTCACCAGAGCACTTGCTGAGAAG AGATGCATACCGGTGTTCCTGGATGAGGAGATTGTGCACCAGTACTACAACGGGTACTGCAACAACATCTTGTGGCCGCTGTTCCACTACCTAGGACTACCACAAGAGGACAGGCTGGCAACAACGAGGAACTTCGAGTCACAGTTCGACGCGTACAAGCGTGCTAACCAGATGTTCGCGGATGTTGTCTACCAGCACTACCAGGAGGGGGATGTAATCTGGTGCCATGACTACCACCTCATGTTCCTCCCCAAGTGCCTCAAGGACCATGACAACAATATGAAGGTCGGGTGGTTCCTGCACACGCCATTCCCGTCATCAGAGATTTACCGGACACTGCCATCCCGCTTAGAGCTGCTTCGCTCTGTGCTGTGTGCCGATTTAGTCGG ATTTCATACTTATGATTATGCGAGGCATTTTGTGAGTGCTTGCACTAGAATACTTGGACTTGAGGGTACCCCTGAGGGTGTGGAAGACCAAGGAAGACTAACAAGGGTTGCAGCG TTTCCTATTGGGATAGACTCTGATCGTTTCAAGCGAGCATTGGAGCTTCCAGCAGTTAAAAGGCACATCAGTGAATTAACACAACGTTTTGCTGGTCGAAAG GTAATGCTTGGCGTTGATCGACTTGACATGATTAAGGGAATTCCACAAAAGATTTTGGCCTTTGAAAAGTTTCTTGAGGAAAACCCAGCCTGGAACGACAAAGTTGTTCTACTGCAGATTGCTGTGCCAACAAGAACTGACGTTCCTGAGT ATCAAAAGCTTACGAGTCAAGTGCATGAAATTGTTGGGCGCATAAATGGTCGTTTTGGAACCTTAACTGCTGTCCCTATTCATCATCTG GATCGATCTCTTGATTTCCATGCCTTGTGCGCTCTTTATGCCGTCACAG ATGTGGCTCTTGTCACATCACTGAGAGATGGGATGAACCTTGTGAGCTATGAGTATGTTGCATGCCAAGGATCTAAGAAAGGAGTTCTGATACTTAGTGAG TTTGCTGGGGCAGCCCAGTCACTTGGAGCTGGTGCCATTCTAGTAAACCCTTGGAATATTACAGAAGTTGCAGATTCAATACGTCATGCTTTGACGATGTCATCCGATGAGAGGGAGAAACGACACAGGCATAACTATGCTCATGTGACAACTCACACGGCTCAAGATTGGGCTGAAACTTTTGTGTG TGAGCTAAATGACACGGTTGCTGAAGCACAACTGAGAACAAGACAAGTTCCTCCTGGGCTCCCAAGTCAAACGGCAATCCAGCAATATCTGCGATCTAAAAATCGTCTGCTCATATTG GGTTTCAATTCAACATTGACTGAGCCAGTCGAATCCTCTGGGAGAAGGGGTGGTGACCAAATCAAGGAAATGGAACTCAAGTTGCATCCTGACTTAAAGGGTCCTCTGAAAGCCCTCTGTGAAGATGAGCATACTACAGTTATTGTTCTCAGCGGCAGTGATAGGAGTGTTCTCGATGAA AATTTTGGAGAATTTAAAATGTGGTTGGCTGCAGAGCATGGGATGTTTTTACGCCCAACTTATGGAGAATGGATGACAACAATGCCCGAGCATCTGAACATGGACTGGGTTGACAGTGTAAAG CATGTTTTTGAATACTTTACGGAAAGAACCCCAAGGTCCCACTTCGAACACCGTGAAACATCATTTGTGTGGAATTACAAATATGCTG ATGTTGAATTTGGAAGGCTACAAGCAAGAGATATGTTGCAGCACTTGTGGACTGGTCCAATCTCAAATGCTGCTGTTGATGTTGTTCAAGGGAGCCGGTCAGTTGAAGTTCGGTCTGTTGGAGTTACAAAG GGTGCTGCAATTGATCGTATTTTAGGGGAGATTGTTCACAGCGAAAACATGGTTACTCCAATTGACTATGTCCTATGCATAGGGCACTTCCTTGGAAAG GATGAGGACATCTATGTCTTTTTCGATCCTGAGTACCCATCTGAATCCAAAGTAAAACCAGAGGGTAGCTCAACGGCCCTTGACCGGAGGCCAAACGGAAGGTCATCAAACGGCAGGAGCAACTCCAGGAACTCACAGTCCAGGACACAGAAGGTGCAGCAGGCTGTATCAGAGAGGTCGTCCTCATCAAGTCACAGCAGCACGAGCAGCGACCACAGCTGGCGCGAGGGATCCTCCGTCCTCGATCTGAAGGGCGAGAACTACTTCTCCTGCGCCGTTGGAAGGAAGCGGTCCAACGCCCGTTTCCTGCTCAGCTCATCGGAGGACGTTGTCTCCTTCCTCAAAGAGTTGGCAACGGCAACGGCTGGCTTCCAGTCCAGCAATGCCGATTACATGTTCTTGGATAGGCAGTAA
- the LOC101778491 gene encoding homeobox protein HOX1A isoform X2, whose amino-acid sequence MLVKAGKIKECSLDKIRPEKELERAKAEILRCKLRIREVFQNLDSLLSKGKIDESLFDSEGEISCEDIFCANCGSKDVTLGNDIILCDGACDRGFHQNCLNPPLRTEDIPEGDEGWLCPACDCKIDCIDVINDLQGSDLSIDDSWEKVFPEAATMANGSNQDDAFDLPSDDSDDNDFEPNMPEEHVASKEEGSSEEEEDEDGGSDSDDSNFLTSSDSDDSEPLTAKKKVDDLGLPSEDSEDDDYDPAGPDSDKDIQKKESNSDESDFTSDSDDFCEEIAKTGGHDEVSSPPLPDGKVDDMEKSTSQANTANSNDDPMETEMDQSVVLPVSGRRQTERLDYKKLYDEAYGEAPSNSSDDEEWSGKSTPRKGHEESEADSPAGKSSRSTRIVHHSDELTPQSAQKSLHPDSLHGSVDEKHEDLTSNGSNSTSKKGHFGPVINQKLHEHFKTEPYPSRSVKENLAEELGLTFRQVSKWFESRRHFTRAASSMKGICPDNHSPENTNSPVATSKQLNEPEGMEMEKTNACGNKDATISRKVGSPKVGSRKNRRKNASASDVRGSKVDSAEDQVPGLDLADKARQKAIQREMMKKKKGR is encoded by the exons ATGCTAGTGAAGGCTGGAAAAATCAAAG AATGCAGTTTGGATAAGATAAGACCTGAGAAGGAGCTTGAACGAGCAAAGGCGGAAATCCTGCGATGCAAGTTGAGAATACGGGAAGTCTTCCAGAATCTTGATTCTCTCCTCTCGAAGGGGAAGATTGATGAGTCTTTATTTGATTCTGAAGGAGAGATATCTTGTGAAGAT ATTTTTTGTGCCAATTGTGGTTCAAAGGATGTTACATTGGGTAATGATATCATTCTCTGTGATGGAGCTTGTGACAGAGGGTTCCACCAGAACTGTTTAAATCCTCCTCTGCGTACTGAAGATA TTCCTGAGGGAGATGAAGGATGGCTCTGCCCTGCGTGTGATTGCAAGATAGACTGTATAGATGTAATAAATGACCTCCAGGGGAGTGATCTCTCCATTGACGACTCTTGGGAG AAAGTTTTTCCAGAGGCAGCTACTATGGCAAATGGCTCTAACCAAGATGACGCATTTGATCTTCCATCAGATGATTCAGATGACAATGACTTTGAACCCAATATGCCCGAAGAGCATGTGGCTAGTAAGGAAGAAGGATCAtctgaagaggaagaggatgaggatggaGGATCAGACTCTGACGACTCAAACTTTTTGACCTCTTCTGATTCTGATGATTCGGAACCTTTGACGGCCAAAAAGAAGGTCGATGACCTGGGATTACCTTCTGAAGACTCAGAGGATGATGACTATGATCCAGCAGGTCCGGATTCTGATAAAGATATCCAGAAAAAGGAATCAAATTCAGATGAGTCAGATTTTACATCTGACTCTGATGATTTCTGTGAGGAGATTGCAAAAACTGGTGGACATGATGAAGTTTCATCTCCTCCATTACCCGATGGTAAGGTGGATGATATGGAAAAGAGCACTTCTCAGGCTAACACAGCAAATTCCAATGATGACCCTATGGAGACTGAAATGGACCAGAGTGTGGTTTTACCAGTTTCAGGGAGACGGCAGACTGAACGGTTGGACTACAAAAAACTGTATGAT GAGGCTTATGGTGAAGCACCATCTAATTCTAGCGATGATGAAGAATGGTCTgggaagagtacaccaagaaaaggCCATGAAGAGAGTGAAGCTGATTCTCCTGCAGGAAAAAGCTCTAGAAGTACAAGGATTGTACACCATAGTGATGAACTGACTCCACAGAGCGCTCAAAAAAGCTTGCATCCTGATTCTCTTCATGGTTCGGTTGATGAGAAACATGAAGATCTTACTTCTAATGGCAGCAATAGTACATCTAAGAAAGGACATTTTGGTCCAGTAATTAATCAG AAGCTACATGAACATTTTAAGACAGAACCATACCCTAGCCGTTCTGTTAAAGAAAACCTGGCAGAAGAACTAGGGCTAACATTCCGTCAG GTTAGCAAATGGTTTGAAAGTAGGCGTCATTTCACGAGGGCAGCTTCTTCGATGAAAGGCATCTGTCCAGATAATCATAGCCCTGAAAATACAAATAGTCCAGTGGCCACTAGTAAGCAACTTAACGAACCTGAGGGGATGGAGATGGAAAAAACTAATGCATGCGGAAACAAGGATGCTACCATCTCTAGAAAAGTGGGCTCTCCAAAAGTTGGATCAAGAAAGAATCGTCGCAAGAATGCCTCCGCAAGTGACGTGAGAGGGTCAAAAGTTGACTCTGCTGAGGACCAGGTTCCAGGGCTGGACCTTGCAGACAAGGCAAGGCAAAAGGCGATACAGCgggagatgatgaagaagaaaaagggcaGATGA
- the LOC101759984 gene encoding uncharacterized protein LOC101759984, producing MCLAPAAAAAAMEMEEIQEADVLWPDHHQDHRHCHGHHQQLEAAGNKQPRGDAPGGGEDDARRRAAGSSAPVGIRAGTTGPPSWAWSYDGDEHAAAFVPPHVLLAARRRCSEGRAASSVCVGQGRTLKGRDLQSVRTAVLRMTGFLET from the coding sequence ATGTGCttagctccggcggcggcggcggcggccatggagatggaggagatCCAAGAAGCCGACGTGCTATGGCCGGACCACCACCAAGACCACCGCCActgccacggccaccaccagcagctcgAGGCGGCGGGCAACAAGCAGCCCCGGGGCGACGCCCCGGGCGGAGGCGAAGACGACGCGCGTCGCCGTGCAGCAGGCTCGTCGGCGCCCGTGGGCATCCGCGCGGGGACGACCGGCCCGCCCTCGTGGGCCTGGAGCTacgacggcgacgagcacgCGGCGGCGTTCGTGCCGCCCCACGTGTTgctggcggcgaggcggcggtgctcgGAGGGGAGGGCGGCCTCGTCCGTGTGCGTGGGGCAGGGGCGCACGCTCAAGGGCCGCGACCTCCAGTCCGTGCGCACGGCCGTCCTCCGCATGACCGGATTCCTCGAGACCTGA
- the LOC101778491 gene encoding homeobox protein HOX1A isoform X1, with amino-acid sequence MDKNTPCPIEGNGEVENGVSSSQIPETVEHQVLLSPSKTVQNNMGIRKNYKRAANRGKKGSQGLTDKAYTLRSSDNNVRVLRGTSSSKTTSTEHVQTPVQPAAKRRKRGRPSNKSLSSNKSSTDEFSQIRKRVRYILNRMNYEQSLIEAYASEGWKNQSLDKIRPEKELERAKAEILRCKLRIREVFQNLDSLLSKGKIDESLFDSEGEISCEDIFCANCGSKDVTLGNDIILCDGACDRGFHQNCLNPPLRTEDIPEGDEGWLCPACDCKIDCIDVINDLQGSDLSIDDSWEKVFPEAATMANGSNQDDAFDLPSDDSDDNDFEPNMPEEHVASKEEGSSEEEEDEDGGSDSDDSNFLTSSDSDDSEPLTAKKKVDDLGLPSEDSEDDDYDPAGPDSDKDIQKKESNSDESDFTSDSDDFCEEIAKTGGHDEVSSPPLPDGKVDDMEKSTSQANTANSNDDPMETEMDQSVVLPVSGRRQTERLDYKKLYDEAYGEAPSNSSDDEEWSGKSTPRKGHEESEADSPAGKSSRSTRIVHHSDELTPQSAQKSLHPDSLHGSVDEKHEDLTSNGSNSTSKKGHFGPVINQKLHEHFKTEPYPSRSVKENLAEELGLTFRQVSKWFESRRHFTRAASSMKGICPDNHSPENTNSPVATSKQLNEPEGMEMEKTNACGNKDATISRKVGSPKVGSRKNRRKNASASDVRGSKVDSAEDQVPGLDLADKARQKAIQREMMKKKKGR; translated from the exons ATGGACAAAAATACCCCTTGTCCTATTGAGGGCAATGGTGAGGTTGAAAATGGTGTGAGCTCCAGTCAAATACCTGAGACTGTTGAGCATCAAGTTTTGCTGTCTCCATCTAAAACAGTGCAGAACAACATGGGGATAAGGAAAAACTATAAAAGGGCAGCAAACAGAGGTAAAAAAGGCTCCCAAGGACTAACAGATAAAGCCTATACTTTGAGGTCATCTGATAATAATGTCAGGGTGCTTCGCGGCACATCAAGTTCAAAGACAACATCTACTGAACATGTACAGACTCCAGTACAACCGGCtgccaaaagaagaaaaaggggcaGACCCTCAAACAAAAGTTTATCCTCAAACAAAAGTTCAACAGACGAGTTTTCTCAAATTCGTAAACGGGTTAGATACATTTTGAATCGAATGAACTATGAGCAAAGCCTGATTGAAGCTTATGCTAGTGAAGGCTGGAAAAATCAAAG TTTGGATAAGATAAGACCTGAGAAGGAGCTTGAACGAGCAAAGGCGGAAATCCTGCGATGCAAGTTGAGAATACGGGAAGTCTTCCAGAATCTTGATTCTCTCCTCTCGAAGGGGAAGATTGATGAGTCTTTATTTGATTCTGAAGGAGAGATATCTTGTGAAGAT ATTTTTTGTGCCAATTGTGGTTCAAAGGATGTTACATTGGGTAATGATATCATTCTCTGTGATGGAGCTTGTGACAGAGGGTTCCACCAGAACTGTTTAAATCCTCCTCTGCGTACTGAAGATA TTCCTGAGGGAGATGAAGGATGGCTCTGCCCTGCGTGTGATTGCAAGATAGACTGTATAGATGTAATAAATGACCTCCAGGGGAGTGATCTCTCCATTGACGACTCTTGGGAG AAAGTTTTTCCAGAGGCAGCTACTATGGCAAATGGCTCTAACCAAGATGACGCATTTGATCTTCCATCAGATGATTCAGATGACAATGACTTTGAACCCAATATGCCCGAAGAGCATGTGGCTAGTAAGGAAGAAGGATCAtctgaagaggaagaggatgaggatggaGGATCAGACTCTGACGACTCAAACTTTTTGACCTCTTCTGATTCTGATGATTCGGAACCTTTGACGGCCAAAAAGAAGGTCGATGACCTGGGATTACCTTCTGAAGACTCAGAGGATGATGACTATGATCCAGCAGGTCCGGATTCTGATAAAGATATCCAGAAAAAGGAATCAAATTCAGATGAGTCAGATTTTACATCTGACTCTGATGATTTCTGTGAGGAGATTGCAAAAACTGGTGGACATGATGAAGTTTCATCTCCTCCATTACCCGATGGTAAGGTGGATGATATGGAAAAGAGCACTTCTCAGGCTAACACAGCAAATTCCAATGATGACCCTATGGAGACTGAAATGGACCAGAGTGTGGTTTTACCAGTTTCAGGGAGACGGCAGACTGAACGGTTGGACTACAAAAAACTGTATGAT GAGGCTTATGGTGAAGCACCATCTAATTCTAGCGATGATGAAGAATGGTCTgggaagagtacaccaagaaaaggCCATGAAGAGAGTGAAGCTGATTCTCCTGCAGGAAAAAGCTCTAGAAGTACAAGGATTGTACACCATAGTGATGAACTGACTCCACAGAGCGCTCAAAAAAGCTTGCATCCTGATTCTCTTCATGGTTCGGTTGATGAGAAACATGAAGATCTTACTTCTAATGGCAGCAATAGTACATCTAAGAAAGGACATTTTGGTCCAGTAATTAATCAG AAGCTACATGAACATTTTAAGACAGAACCATACCCTAGCCGTTCTGTTAAAGAAAACCTGGCAGAAGAACTAGGGCTAACATTCCGTCAG GTTAGCAAATGGTTTGAAAGTAGGCGTCATTTCACGAGGGCAGCTTCTTCGATGAAAGGCATCTGTCCAGATAATCATAGCCCTGAAAATACAAATAGTCCAGTGGCCACTAGTAAGCAACTTAACGAACCTGAGGGGATGGAGATGGAAAAAACTAATGCATGCGGAAACAAGGATGCTACCATCTCTAGAAAAGTGGGCTCTCCAAAAGTTGGATCAAGAAAGAATCGTCGCAAGAATGCCTCCGCAAGTGACGTGAGAGGGTCAAAAGTTGACTCTGCTGAGGACCAGGTTCCAGGGCTGGACCTTGCAGACAAGGCAAGGCAAAAGGCGATACAGCgggagatgatgaagaagaaaaagggcaGATGA